Within the Trachemys scripta elegans isolate TJP31775 chromosome 4, CAS_Tse_1.0, whole genome shotgun sequence genome, the region tccatatataggTACCAAGCACTAGTGTACCAGTTACATCAATATTACCATACAAATAACTTCTTCTCACTAAACTTCTTGTAGGTGCGCCTTCAAGTACAAAGTGTAGAGAAACCTCTCTACCGTGGGACCTACCATTGCTTTCAATCTATCATAAGGCATGAATCAGTAAGTAGCCAATTGCTGTTTTATACAaggataaataaatgtatttaatgtgATTAGAAAAACTATGAAATGGTAGTGTTTTACACTGATCTTAATTGAGCTCCAAATGGTGAAACTCACATTTCATCAGGACAGGTTTGTTATCTCTGGATCTTCCAAACAGTTAAGAATTTGCACCAAATCTTTTCAAACCTGGTTGTCAAAGCACTGGAATGACCTGTAATCTAGATGTCAAATGCATaaacaagatccaatggttggaaattGAAGTCAACAAAGTTAACGCtttggaaataagatgcaatttttaaaaaagggaattaaCAATTGAACATCTTAAATCTCTGTGGAGGGTTCATCACTTGGagcaatggtccccaaactgtaaGGCATGCCCCCTAGGGGAGCATGGAGGAAGTTCAGGGAGGCATGCGGTGGGCCCTGGGCCAGACCCCAcagtgtggtggggagggagcactgcagctctgctccacccccagatGTAGCTACTCTGTTGAGCCAGCTGCAGTAACAGAGGGGATttagacagattccattactagcgggaggggaggggagtgacaGGAAAAGTAGGGCACCACTGACTCGAAGTCTTTAAAcaaagactggatgtctttctgaaagatgcTCTAATTCatccacaagttattgggctggATACAAAAATAGCTGAGTGAAATCTGTGGTATGTATaatacaggaaatcagactatatgatcataaTTGTCCTTGTGACATAGTTACGAGAACTTTAAACATTTAACTAGCAATGTTCTTATGCTGAAAGATGCTCTTTGGAGTTCTAGCTGTTGATCTAATTATTGCTTAACGCAGACAGACAATGTTGTActcctctaccctgatataacgcaacccgatagaaCGCTAATTCGGATaaaacgcggtaaagcagtgctcggagGAGGGCTGCAccctccggtggatcaaagcaagttcgatataacgtggtttcacctataacgtggtaagattttggggggggctcccgaggacagcgttgtatcgaggtagaggaGTACTTTGTAGGGAATCTCTGCCACCAGCCACCTTGTTGAGAAGTTGGAGCAACAGTTGTACAAGAGCTGAAGAGAAGCTTATTTTCTATGCAGTCTTAGAAAATAATTAACACTATTCTTAaatagcattttgtttttaatttattttctaggCATTTGGACTTTATAAAGGTATTGGGTCACCAATGATGGGACTTACCTTCATTAATGCACTTGTGTTTGGCGTTCAGGGAAACACAATCCGTGCTCTCGGAAAAGACActcctttaaaccagtttcttgcAGGTTCGGCAGCAGGAGCCATTCAGTGTGTGATCTGCTGCCCTATGGAGTTAGCTAAGACAAGAATGCAACTTCAGGGAACAGGTGAATACAGTCTAAAGTCAAAGAATTACAAGAATTCTCTAGATTGCTTAGTTAAAATCTACCAAAAGGAAGGTTTGAGAGGCATCAACAGGGGCATGGTTTCCACATTCCTAAGAGAGACACCGAGCTTTGGCTTTTACTTCCTGACATACGACTCTTTGACCAGATACCTAGGCTGTGAAGTGGAGGACAGTTACATCATCCCCAAATTGCTGTTGGCTGGAGGCATGTCAGGAATTGTATCCTGGCTGTCTACCTATCCTGTGGATGTGATCAAGTCCCGGCTTCAGGCAGATGGAGTCAGAGGAGTTGTTCAATACAATGGAATTCTGGACTGTGTTAGAAAAAGTTACCGTGAGGAAGGTTGGAGGGTGTTTACAAGGGGTCTTACTTCTACACTCCTCCGAGCTTTCCCCGTCAATGCAGCTACTTTTGCCACTGTCACAGTGTTTCTTATGTATATGAGGTCGGAAGAGAATCTACATGAATGTGAGGCAGGTCCAGCAATCCAGCAGCCTTCAAGCTTGTGAATTCATTGTTCAGTGATCTGACACATCTGTTACATGTTTATTTTCTGGAGTTCATTTTACGGGGCttatttttgtaaacattttatcTATAGAAATTGTGTAAATAAATTCTGTCTGTATAAAGGCTGTTACTTAGGATTTCATCTCATCACTTCTATAAGCAGCTTATTGCCTTTTATAATGATCAAAATGTGTTAATCCAGGCAATGTAGCGATCTGACTTTAAAAACATACTGTACAGACACTGCTGCTCTATCACTATGTATGGTCTGGAGAATCTTGTAATACCAGAAACCAGGTTTTCTTCCAATCATGTTTTGAATGACCAAGAGGATCATGTTGTTTGAATACAAAAAATGCTCTTTTGTATTTGACTGGGACACCTGTAGCCTTTATTAGAAGTCATGGTTTACTATGCTGGAGATGTTACAGAGAACTCTTAAATGTTTAAGGCATGGTGTAGCCTTCAGCTAGCCACATCTTTCTCCTTGGCTTTTGTAAATTTGAGTTTAGTTATTTAAGTAACTTCTCTCACTTCCTTCTATACACAGATGTATTGTTTCATTGTGCTTAAAAGGAGCATTTGAACCCCACCtacatttgtttctttaaattgcAGAGTTAAGGAGACTCTAGGCAAGTGAGGTTGATGGCatgatttgcttttattttcaacTTTATTCATTTTTGCGTGTGTGTGCATGGAATGTGTTAACTAGCTTTAGTGCAAGCAGCTTTCGTTCTTCTGGAGAGGTTTATGTAATTGCATGCCACCGCTCACCATTCTCCAAACAAGCAATATGGCAGTCAGTGATGTGTAATACGAAGTCCTTTCTTAGTTACTGCTCAAATTGTTAAACTGGGGGGTCATcacttatataaaaaaaaaaaaaaaagtatagtggTGAAAATACACAGAAGCATAGAGGTGGAGGTTCCATATGCCACTGTGGAATAATGGATAGGGGTGTAATGCTGAAATGCCTAAGAGAGGGGATTAGGGTTTGGTATTACATTAAGTTCTTGTACTACACTGTCCTGACTTTGTGTATTTGGTTACAGTGCACTGGATAAAGTCATACTGAAAAGGGTTCTGGAGAACCTTTTGTAACATTCACCAGCTGTTATATTTATAGCAGTGTGCCCAAAAGGGATTATTTTAATGGCTTTAAACAAAATTATCCAATACTTTGGATAAGAACCACGATTGCTTGGCACAAACAGATAATGGGGAAGCATGTTAAATGTATCAAGCTTGCTCGGTGAGATAGTGGATGTTGAACATGTTACACTTCTGCTTGGGACAGGTGCAATATgtatttacactttttaaaaaactttcagtTCATAGCATTTTGTACTGTAACAAAATATGCTGGAGAAACCTGTAAAACTGGTATGTCTCTATATACCTTGGAGGTATGTTGGATGTTTTGGTGCCTACTTGCACTGAGATTCAAACTGAATGTGAAACATGTCTGCTAAGATGTATATGCACAACAATTCAGAGCAAAGACAATTACACCTTTGTACAGTATTCTGTATTTACTGTAATATAAACTTAAggaataaaatttttaaaaattttgactTCAGTCCTCTGCTCTTTTTATAAATAGAAGTGACCCTGTGTTAACACTTCTGTATTTAAACACCCTTTTGACTTGACTAATATACCTAGCTTCCAAAAGGATTGAAAGACGCACATTTTCTTTACCTAAAGGAATTTATTTTCTACACATACTCCTGATAGCAAAAGGTATAGCAATGGGCTATTTTCAGCATGAGTGTAAAAGCTGAACTAAACTGATCTCTTTAAAACAGCAATGCTTTAAGGTAGGTTTCAAGCTGCTTACTAAtaatgctttttctttctttatggcCAGAAGAATAGGGTGACCGGACATCCTGAAATTAAGGGCTTTGTCTTCTATATATCCAGCTACActgtctgtgtgtctctctctctccctctcccctccctccccccattgatttttcacttttgctAACTAGCTGCCCAACAGAAGTGTGACTGGGTACATGGTACCTCTTACACAACAGCTCTGGgcctactgtatttattttattgatgACTTCCTTATTGTTAGCTGTGTTGGTTCTGGAGAATTATGCAGGCTTGCTGATCAGCAGAGTTAAGTTCTGACTGCAGACTCAATTAGTGGTATTGATGCTTGAGCCAGAAATAATAAGTTTGCTTTCCAGATTCATGTGTGACTGTGCAGGGCTAGTTGCTTTTTTGCGGGGAAGCTTTTCCAGTAAAGTGAAGCAAACTCATGGAAGAAACACTGAGAACTCAGTAATGCCACTTTCAGAAGTATGATTGTGCTTTTAAAAGGGATGTATAGTTAGATCATGCTGTTACTGGGATTCCTCCCAACACTTACTTGTATAATATTTAAAATGCCTCAGCATGGCTTCTTTACATTCCAGCTAAAGGAAAAATAGATCAGGTTACAGGCTAAAAACCTGACTGACTACATGCTGCACTtcatggaaattaaaaagaaatgatgTTGCAGGATAAGAAATCCACTTGGGATGAGCAGGCTTCTGATGTGTTATGTGACCTATAAAAGGAACATGATCACCCCATTGCTGGTAGGAATTAGTAGATCTCTATGACTGTTCACATTTCCTTATATTTAGTGATGCTCGGCAAAAGGAGGCTCACTTCTGGCTTGGCAGAAGTCATCTGTGGTTGGCACTTTCCCCAGCCACATAGAAGATTAGTACTGAAAAGGAACAGTTAGCAACCAGTTTGACTAGAATTGCTCCTTCTTTTCCTTTACTGTTCTAGGAACCAGCCATGATCTTGCTGCCATACTGCTTCAGTTATCACAGCAGTGGCACCTTGGAAAAACTGCAGGGAGGAAGCAAGAGGCATGGAAAGAGTTCATGCAGCCTCCTCAGAGCAGGAGAACTTCCTTCCCAGAGGAAGGAGGGCTGTGACTGTAGAATGGGGTTATATATAGCCACACTTTGAAGGGACAGCACCCCACTCTGCTCAATCCACACACTTGCAAAGTCTGCTTGgaataaaaactgaaataaaactcaaccctccccccaaagttTAATACTGCTACTACTGTGGTGGCAAAGGCAGCCATCTTGCTCCAATATTGTAAGTGAGCTCCACAGAAGAGGCTGTAAGACAGTTGCCAATTCATCTTACATGCCAGTTAActgacagacaaggtgggtgaggtaatacctttttattgtgccaatttctgttggtgagagccgTTTTCAAACTTGCACAGCTTTTCTTCAGCTCTGTggaagttcaaaagcttgtctctcaccagctGAAATTTGTCCAatacaaggtggctgaggtaatatcttatctCAAATAGCCTGGGACTATCAGGGTTACAACAATGGCAGTTATTTGACAAACATTTGTGCTGCTTCTAACTATTAAAGCAAGTTAGGCAACAGCTTAAATCCTCTCAGTGGGATTCACAGTGTTTGTCTCAGATGATTTCATTTTCCTGTAAAATGTTCAAATACCAAGCAGTAAATCAGGATTATTAGACTATTTGGCACATATTTCAGCTATAGCATGCTGTATACCTTTATCCAGCTGAGATGGAGGAGACATGCACCAGCAGTTAACAGCAAGTCAATTCAGGGTCTATTTCAGAATATAGCTCATTGCTctcaaattatgtttaaaaaaagctaaacAGTTCTTGGAATTGTTGGAGGAACCATGTTCAGCTATCTCTTCTATTTTTATTAGCTTTCCCTTGCAGCCTTGTGTAACAAAATGGGTGAGAGGGAGGACAGAGAAATTCCATTTAAACTAGGGTTTAGGTTTTGGCCCCTAAAGCAAATACCACAACCTACCTCTTATAGAGTTTCAGctgtagctctcaaagtgctttacagaggagaTAAGTAGCATTAGCACCTCACCTATCCTctttatttagaaagaaatggAACAATTTAAGCAGGAGTTTGGAGTACAGCCCTGAACAGGAAACTGAATTAAAAGGAAACTATGCTCTTATTGCATGGGAAGGCAACTGTTggaattatttcctttctttcaccCATTTAACATAATGTGCAGATAGCAAGACCCTGTGGTGGACATCAAAAAGACCAAGCAGGCCCCCTCAGAACATTGTTATAGACACAGGTGTGCTATCAACTCCCATTTTTACTTACTTAGCAAAATACAGTGGAACATTTAATGTCTTATGACTTATTGTTGGGatacttttaaaaaggaaatacaaatgtCAGACCTTATTCCTTGCAAAGGCAGCTTTTAGATGAGAACACAGGTGTTAGGGCAGTACTTTCTAACATTTcttcaaaagtttctctctctcagtaaAATCTCTCAAATTGGGTTTCTGGGTATACTGCTGTGTAGACTGGTAGCCTTAGATGAAAGCTGCTCTAAAAGACTTCACATCATACTGCAGGCTTATAGGTAGGtaattatccctgttttacagtgGGAAGGGGAAAAGCAGAGACCATTTCACTTCTGTGGCAAGATCCCACTGCAGTCAAACAGCAGtagaaataaaacccaggaatCACCTCCCTCTCCAACTCCCAGAGAACAGTTCCTTGATACTATTGTTTTGATGGAATACAGCAGCAGCAATCTACAATTAATGCAAGGGACAAAGACAATAACCTAAAGTGATGGTGGGACTAAGACAGGTCTGACCAGAGACCTCAACAGATTTTGTGtcttttaaaccagtttaatttGGAAATTGTACATAACACTGATAGAACCCTAAAGTACTATTTTTCACAAAGCATTTGAGGTGAGCTGTGGAAAGTCCTATACTGTTTGAAGTCTACTCACCAGATTTCATCAAAATATGGATTCACTACTGCTCTATAGCCATTATCATCTCATCTTTAAGATTGTACTCTTACAGGTATTTTGTACAGCTCATGTTGAAAATACAAGAAGATAAATTCATACATatgcatgaaaataaaagtaGTGTGTACTTAATACAAAAGTGgtgttcacctaatacaagtaagGTAACAGACTGGGCAGAACCAGGAAGGGATTCCTTTTATAGTAAAAAGGATTGAGGATAGTACAACTAGTACAAGACTGGTTTTCAACATAGTACATATCCTCCTCTAAGAAATATTTATAACCATGCATAGGTCAGCACTTACTGCCATGGTGGTATTGTGCCATATGCAAGGGCTGGGTTATGAACACTAAGTAGATGGGTTTTAAGTTTTCCATTCTATCCCATACTAAGTTTCACATCAGTATATCACACAGTTAAGTTTGGTGAACTAGTATTGCAAAGTCATCTTATTTCAATCTAGTTTGGGACCAGAAGTGGAGATGGCGAGTTCTCCATAAGTAGCCAACCTAATCTCCCCAACCCCGTTTGGAAAACT harbors:
- the SLC25A29 gene encoding mitochondrial basic amino acids transporter isoform X1, whose product is MALDFLAGCVGGAAGVLVGHPFDTVKVRLQVQSVEKPLYRGTYHCFQSIIRHESAFGLYKGIGSPMMGLTFINALVFGVQGNTIRALGKDTPLNQFLAGSAAGAIQCVICCPMELAKTRMQLQGTGEYSLKSKNYKNSLDCLVKIYQKEGLRGINRGMVSTFLRETPSFGFYFLTYDSLTRYLGCEVEDSYIIPKLLLAGGMSGIVSWLSTYPVDVIKSRLQADGVRGVVQYNGILDCVRKSYREEGWRVFTRGLTSTLLRAFPVNAATFATVTVFLMYMRSEENLHECEAGPAIQQPSSL
- the SLC25A29 gene encoding mitochondrial basic amino acids transporter isoform X2, with translation MMGLTFINALVFGVQGNTIRALGKDTPLNQFLAGSAAGAIQCVICCPMELAKTRMQLQGTGEYSLKSKNYKNSLDCLVKIYQKEGLRGINRGMVSTFLRETPSFGFYFLTYDSLTRYLGCEVEDSYIIPKLLLAGGMSGIVSWLSTYPVDVIKSRLQADGVRGVVQYNGILDCVRKSYREEGWRVFTRGLTSTLLRAFPVNAATFATVTVFLMYMRSEENLHECEAGPAIQQPSSL